In Drosophila ananassae strain 14024-0371.13 chromosome 3R, ASM1763931v2, whole genome shotgun sequence, the DNA window TGTACTTCAAGCTGTACAGCCGCGTCGAGGTGCAGGAGTGGCTCCTAAAAGATTCCGTCCGGAATAAGGCGTATCGCGAAGCCATAATTGGCAACGAATTGTTCCGGGAGAAGGTTTGTTTGACGTGACTAGGATAAAATAACGccattaaatatttgaatcCCTAAGACGGTGCTGGAAGTAGGATGCGGCACGGGtatattttcgatttttgctGCCAAAGCGGGGGCTAGCCGAGTAATTGCCGTGGATGGGGCCAGCATAACCGAGTACGCACGGAGAATAATTCAGGACAACGGCTTTAGTAGCGTTATTACTGTCGTTCAGGCGAAAGTGGAGGAAGTGGAACTACCAGACTCTATCCAAAAGGTCGACATTATTCTTTGCGATTGGATGGGGTAGGTTGATACACAAAAAATGATTCGTCCATGCTGTTTTGCATTTCATACTTGAACCACACCAACCCACTTTCCACAGGCAGTGCCTTTTTTCCGAAAACATGCTGGAATCATTGATATTCGCGCGGGACAAGTGGCTTGTGGCAGGGGGCTATATTTTCCCAGACACCGCCCAACTCTATCTGGCGGCCAGCGAGGGCGGCGACAGGGATATCGGCTTCTGGGACGACGTGCACGGCTTCGACCTGGGAGCTGTCGGAAGGAGATTCAAGGAGAAGGCGGCAGTGGAGCACGTGCACCCCAGCCAAGTGGTGAGCAAGCCGTGCCTGCTCAAGTCTCTGGATCTCTACACCATGCGTCGCCAGGCTGCCAGCATCCGCTCCTTCTACGAGCTGAAGGTCACGCGGACTGCGAAGGTCCGATCCCTGCTCGCCTACTTCGACGTGGGGTTCAGCAAGAGCCCGCAGCGCGTTAGCTTCAGCACTTCGCCCAGTGCCCCGTGGACGCACTGGAACCAAACTGTCTTTCACCTGGAGGAGCCATTGCCCGTGCGGGTCGGCGAGTCCATTAAGGGCGTGTTCGCCATGCAGCCCAGTGCCGACAACCTCTTCGAACTCAAGTTTGACATTTACCTGGACTTTGAGGGGAAGGAAAAGTCGATCACCAGCAAGCAGTCCTTCGTTCTGACGAACACTGTAACCCTGTGTTGAGAATGCTAATTAAATGCCATTAAGAAATGAGAACATACTTGGAACTATTGTCTATAGGAATGCAATCAAAAGATAAATCTTTAGCGAAGACCCAACATAGAGTCATCTTCGACCTCCTCGACCAACTCGATATTAAAGCAAAGTCTGACCGGCCCGTGCAGGTTACCCTGCTCCCACCCAAACtatgtatatgtataattCGTATCCGCATATTCTGCAATATCTAATGCTTTGTGCAAAGCCATTCAGGAGGCAAATTGCTTCCTGACCAAGCTTCACTTAGCACTGTTTCTGTCTGTCGGAGCACTGCTTGCAGTTTTGAGTTCGCTCTTCCATCTCCGCTTTGCCAAAATTCACTTTATTTAAATGTGGCAGGACACTCTGATGTACACACTTGACATCTGATAACGTCTCCCAACTAAGTGAAGCCCAAAGGTATTCCTGTCGCAACAGTTTGGACACAACATTTTACTCTCCTTGAAGGAGGCACATCTCAATATTGCTTTAATAGATGGAATGGTAGAGGTAGTTTTTTATGCTATTAACGACGAATTCATTTAAAACTCTTTGTAAGGGTCCTCCGGCCTAAAGAAGTCTTTAAATGGAAGCATTCCGGGCTGACTCCACCTGGCCCTGTTCTTGTGTGTGTTGGGCCAATATATGTATCTGTGTGTTGAATAGAAAATGTTCATGTTATATTTTTGTCACTTCGGGCTATGTAATCCAGAGCATGGCCTAAACACTGCAGTTAACTACCCACTTGGCACTTGACATTGGCATAGGGGTGCGAGGCGCGTCACCCAAATTTTCCAAGTGTATTACGGCGAAAAACATCTTGTCGCAGGAGCTCAGccctgctgctcctcctgccAACTGAGTTGGCCCTTTCGCGTTTCGGAGCCCAGCCTTGCGGTGTCCTGACCCAATGTTTATTAGCACTGCCTGCTTTTCGGCCATCCAAAATAAGCAGCAAAACAAACAAGGTTTTGGATGACGCTGGCGTGCTTGCATTGTGTCGCCTGCTTTGTGTCCTGTGGCCTCCGTATCCCGCTCTCCACTTTCGGCTCCGCATGCGGCTGTGTAGTGGGGTTTAAAACCGCAGACCCTGTGCTTACTAGTGCCACCTAGCGGGCGGTACGGGTGGTAAATTGGCAACATTAGACGTAGGGATTAGGCAGGACTGCATTTGCTTTAGCGTTTTAGGAGTAGCAGAAGTCTAGCCCTGGCAGTAAGCCATCTTGTAGAAACTGAGATCGAGAATCTCGTGCTTTCTTTTGGAATCAGACTCTGGACCGGCACGGATGTACGTCAGATCCAGATCCATCCACAAATTTCTGGTTGAAGCTATCGCCGAGTAACCCCAGCTTTGGAGCCGAAGGAGGCGAGCATAGGAACGCTAATTCCTGCCCCGAGAGGGCAGCTAAATTCCCCATACCGACCAGATCCAGAACTCCGCCAGTC includes these proteins:
- the LOC6497699 gene encoding protein arginine N-methyltransferase 8, whose amino-acid sequence is MLGQDSGEDVTFEALFRNSADGYASADLNLDQALQRIKDRREQEALYFKLYSRVEVQEWLLKDSVRNKAYREAIIGNELFREKTVLEVGCGTGIFSIFAAKAGASRVIAVDGASITEYARRIIQDNGFSSVITVVQAKVEEVELPDSIQKVDIILCDWMGQCLFSENMLESLIFARDKWLVAGGYIFPDTAQLYLAASEGGDRDIGFWDDVHGFDLGAVGRRFKEKAAVEHVHPSQVVSKPCLLKSLDLYTMRRQAASIRSFYELKVTRTAKVRSLLAYFDVGFSKSPQRVSFSTSPSAPWTHWNQTVFHLEEPLPVRVGESIKGVFAMQPSADNLFELKFDIYLDFEGKEKSITSKQSFVLTNTVTLC